One Podarcis muralis chromosome 1, rPodMur119.hap1.1, whole genome shotgun sequence genomic window carries:
- the EIF3M gene encoding eukaryotic translation initiation factor 3 subunit M isoform X2: protein MNSVVSLLLILEPDKQEALIESLCEKLVKFREGERPSLRLQLLSNLFHGMEKNTPSRYTVYCSLLKVASSCGAIRYIPTELEQVRKWISDWNLTTEKKHTLLRLLYDVLVDCKKSDNAAKVMVELLGSYTEDNASQARVDAHRCIVRALKDPNTFLFDHLLTLKPVKFLEGELIHDLLTIFVSAKLASYVRFYQNNKDFIDSLGLLHEQNMAKMRLLTFMGMAVENKEISFDTMQQELQVGADDVEAFVIDAVKTKMVHCKIDQTQRKVVVSHSTHRTFGKQQWQQLYDTLNFWKLNLNQVKNSLLSLSDT from the exons ATGAACAGTGTAGTATCTCTGCTTCTTATTCTGGAACCTGACAAACAAGAAGCTTTGATTGAAAGTCTGTGTGAGAAATTGGTCAAATTTCGGGAAGGTGAACGACCATCACTCAGACTGCAGCT ACTGAGTAATCTCTTCCATGGCATGGAGAAGAATACCCCTTCAAGGTATACAGTCTACTGCAGCCTCCTTAAAgtagcctccagctgtggagctaTACGGTACATTCCAACTGAACTGGAGCAG GTTCGAAAATGGATTTCAGATTGGAATCTTACCACAGAGAAAAAGCACACCCTTCTTCGACTGCTCTATGATGTTCTTGTGGATTGCAAAAAGAG TGATAATGCAGCAAAAGTAATGGTAGAGCTGCTGGGAAGTTACACAGAGGACAATGCTTCTCAAGCCAGAGTTGATGCTCACAG GTGTATTGTCCGTGCATTAAAGGATCCTAATACCTTTCTCTTTGATCACCTTCTCACCTTAAAACCAGTCAAATTTTTGGAAGGAGAACTTATTCATGAT CTTTTGACAATTTTTGTTAGTGCCAAGTTAGCATCCTATGTCCGGTTTTATCAGAACAACAAGGACTTCATTGATTCTCTCG GTTTATTGCATGAACAGAACATGGCAAAAATGCGACTACTCACCTTTATGGGAATGGCTGTGGAAAACAAGGAAATATCATTTGACACTATGCAGCAGGAACTTCAGGTTGGAGCTGATGATGTTGAAGCATTTGTTATTGATG CTGTAAAGACAAAGAtggtgcattgcaaaattgatCAAACACAGAGAAAAGTAGTGGTCAG tCACAGCACACATCGAACCTTTGGAAAACAGCAGTGGCAACAGCTGTATGATACACTTAACTTCTGGAAACTAAATTTGAATCAAGTGAAAAACAGTCTCCTTAGCTTGTCGGATACCTGA
- the EIF3M gene encoding eukaryotic translation initiation factor 3 subunit M isoform X1, translating to MSVPAFIDITEEDQAAELRAYLKSKGAEISEENSEGGLHIDLAQIIEACDVCLRDDDKDVESVMNSVVSLLLILEPDKQEALIESLCEKLVKFREGERPSLRLQLLSNLFHGMEKNTPSRYTVYCSLLKVASSCGAIRYIPTELEQVRKWISDWNLTTEKKHTLLRLLYDVLVDCKKSDNAAKVMVELLGSYTEDNASQARVDAHRCIVRALKDPNTFLFDHLLTLKPVKFLEGELIHDLLTIFVSAKLASYVRFYQNNKDFIDSLGLLHEQNMAKMRLLTFMGMAVENKEISFDTMQQELQVGADDVEAFVIDAVKTKMVHCKIDQTQRKVVVSHSTHRTFGKQQWQQLYDTLNFWKLNLNQVKNSLLSLSDT from the exons ATGAGCGTCCCGGCTTTTATCGATATAACCGAGGAAGACCAG gcTGCAGAACTAAGGGCTTACCTGAAATCTAAGGGAGCTGAGATATCAGAAGAAAATTCTGAAGGTGGACTTCATATTGACTTGGCTCAGATCATTGAAGCATGTGATGTGTGCCTGAGGGATGATGATAAAG ATGTTGAAAGTGTGATGAACAGTGTAGTATCTCTGCTTCTTATTCTGGAACCTGACAAACAAGAAGCTTTGATTGAAAGTCTGTGTGAGAAATTGGTCAAATTTCGGGAAGGTGAACGACCATCACTCAGACTGCAGCT ACTGAGTAATCTCTTCCATGGCATGGAGAAGAATACCCCTTCAAGGTATACAGTCTACTGCAGCCTCCTTAAAgtagcctccagctgtggagctaTACGGTACATTCCAACTGAACTGGAGCAG GTTCGAAAATGGATTTCAGATTGGAATCTTACCACAGAGAAAAAGCACACCCTTCTTCGACTGCTCTATGATGTTCTTGTGGATTGCAAAAAGAG TGATAATGCAGCAAAAGTAATGGTAGAGCTGCTGGGAAGTTACACAGAGGACAATGCTTCTCAAGCCAGAGTTGATGCTCACAG GTGTATTGTCCGTGCATTAAAGGATCCTAATACCTTTCTCTTTGATCACCTTCTCACCTTAAAACCAGTCAAATTTTTGGAAGGAGAACTTATTCATGAT CTTTTGACAATTTTTGTTAGTGCCAAGTTAGCATCCTATGTCCGGTTTTATCAGAACAACAAGGACTTCATTGATTCTCTCG GTTTATTGCATGAACAGAACATGGCAAAAATGCGACTACTCACCTTTATGGGAATGGCTGTGGAAAACAAGGAAATATCATTTGACACTATGCAGCAGGAACTTCAGGTTGGAGCTGATGATGTTGAAGCATTTGTTATTGATG CTGTAAAGACAAAGAtggtgcattgcaaaattgatCAAACACAGAGAAAAGTAGTGGTCAG tCACAGCACACATCGAACCTTTGGAAAACAGCAGTGGCAACAGCTGTATGATACACTTAACTTCTGGAAACTAAATTTGAATCAAGTGAAAAACAGTCTCCTTAGCTTGTCGGATACCTGA